CCGGCGTCGCGCGCACCCGCATTTTGTGGCCGAAGTCACTTTCAGTCATCGTCTTTCCATCGGGCGTAACGACGCTCAGGCTGCCGCGGATATTGCTTTCGATCATGACGAAATGCTTGGTGAAATAACCATCCACCTTGGGGTCGGGAAAAACCCGCGCGCGCATTTTGTCACAATAGGGACAGCCCGCCTGATGGAAAAAAATGATCAAATTTTTATCATTTCCGGCCGCGTCGGCGATTTCCGAAGGAAAATCATTGTCGATGCTTTGAATGATAAAATCGCTTTGCGCGCGGGCCACGCCCCCCGACGCCCCCCACAACAGCAGCGTCGCAAAAAGCATGCCCCACCATGCCTCCCGACGCGGCCACGCGCGGTCGCGGCCACCTCGCGCCATACCATTTCGAAACGCCATCGTTTCAAGACCTCCCTTTTATCCTTCTCCCCATCCGGCGGCGGTTTTTTCTTGGGAAATTCCCACACACCCGCTTTGCTTCCGGTTTCGAACTTTGTTTATCCGTCCGTGTTTTTAACCGATTGCGCCGTGATCAAAATTCTCCCGCTTTGCGCGTGAAAAAGCCAGGGTTTTCTTCTTTGCTTTTTTCTTATTTGGCTTCGACACAGCGCCCCACCACATTACGGAGAAACGAAACGTTGCGCCAATCGAAGACGCGCGTCAGGTAGAGGCCTGCCCATTGGGTCATAAATGAAGCGGCCCAGAAAAAACGCCGTCAGGCGCAAACCGGCGGCGATTTCGTGGCGCGAAAAGGCGCTTCCATCGCGTACTTGAGGGCGCAAAAAAGGCGGAAGTTCCAACAGCTTATCCCGATAAGGCCGTCCCTCCGCGGCGCAAACGGCGCGCCCACTTTTGGGCGAGACGAAAACCAAATCCTCCGTAACGCCGCTGGCGGCGCAACGCGTCAGATCCAGAGGGAAGCCGGTTTGCGCCAAAAAACCCAGTTCCCAGCGCACGTATAAAGCCGCCCAATGCGGCCTGTGCAAGTGTCCCAAAAGCACCGTCAGGGCGTCGAAGATAGGGGGATGAGATTCTCGTTCCGGCAACGCGGTCAGGCTTAGGGCGCACGCCGCGCTCAAGGCGGCCAAGGGGCCCGGACGATCAAGCACGGCGGCGCTATAGGCCTCGATCATTTCACACTTATAGGCGCCCAGGTGATCTTCCAAGCGCGCGCGCCAGTGAACGTCGAGCAAGTTTCCCGGTTGCAAGTCCCCCCGCGCGCGCTTTCCCGTCCCCCCGCGCACCAACCCACCATGCACGCCGTGCGCGCGGGTCAACAAGCTGACGATCGCCGACGATTCTCCATGCTTGCGCAGGGACAGCACAATTCCCCGATCCGACCATTCAACCGCCATCGCGCGCGCACCACTTCCTTCTTAAGGACCGTTCCAGCCATAGGATATCCTCCTTATAACGCATTATCGGCCTTGACCACGCGCCCGAACGGACAATTTTCTTTGCCTTCACATGTCCCACACGGTATTGACAATGCACACGACATTGCGTGCTTTTGATCGAAAAATACCGTGTAAAAGAAAAAAACTTATCAAAAATAACTTTAAAGTGGTTGAATTTCACGGGTTTTATCCAAAACGCACGAACATATCGACCGCAGCAAGAAAATCGTAGGAACCCCATGACCGTCACTTCGTTCAATCCCCCGCT
This genomic window from Varunaivibrio sulfuroxidans contains:
- the recO gene encoding DNA repair protein RecO encodes the protein MAVEWSDRGIVLSLRKHGESSAIVSLLTRAHGVHGGLVRGGTGKRARGDLQPGNLLDVHWRARLEDHLGAYKCEMIEAYSAAVLDRPGPLAALSAACALSLTALPERESHPPIFDALTVLLGHLHRPHWAALYVRWELGFLAQTGFPLDLTRCAASGVTEDLVFVSPKSGRAVCAAEGRPYRDKLLELPPFLRPQVRDGSAFSRHEIAAGLRLTAFFLGRFIYDPMGRPLPDARLRLAQRFVSP
- a CDS encoding thioredoxin family protein, whose protein sequence is MLFATLLLWGASGGVARAQSDFIIQSIDNDFPSEIADAAGNDKNLIIFFHQAGCPYCDKMRARVFPDPKVDGYFTKHFVMIESNIRGSLSVVTPDGKTMTESDFGHKMRVRATPVIVFYDRQGHDVLRTTGYLDPQQFYLAGRYVEDGVYKSGKSFFRYLRDQSQ